The following are encoded together in the Xanthobacter autotrophicus Py2 genome:
- a CDS encoding Lytic transglycosylase catalytic (PFAM: Lytic transglycosylase catalytic~KEGG: bbt:BBta_7737 putative soluble lytic murein transglycosylase precursor): MPTRRPSRRQPVETGRTRAARHLSVLLLSGLLIVSGSPATALAQNATTSRASPADPFAVFIAEASQRFGIPERWIRAVMRAESAGDVRAISSAGAMGLMQIMPHTWTELRTRHRLGRDPYSPRDNILAGAAYLREMYDRYGSPGFLAAYNAGPGRYEEYLAGRPLPAETRAYVAALVPLFGGGDLPSPVAVAVADPPQAWTRAPLFVARIERISAADPAQTPHHPDDAPATPPVREVSAIMPQSSGLFVARPDGRGPQ; encoded by the coding sequence ATGCCGACGCGCCGCCCATCGCGCAGGCAACCGGTGGAGACCGGGCGGACACGCGCCGCCCGGCATCTCTCCGTCCTTCTCCTTTCCGGCCTGCTGATCGTCAGCGGATCACCGGCCACCGCGCTGGCGCAGAACGCGACGACCTCGCGCGCAAGCCCAGCCGATCCGTTCGCCGTCTTCATCGCCGAGGCTTCGCAACGCTTCGGCATTCCGGAGCGCTGGATTCGCGCCGTCATGCGTGCCGAAAGCGCGGGCGACGTGCGCGCGATCTCATCCGCGGGCGCAATGGGTCTGATGCAGATCATGCCCCATACATGGACGGAGCTTCGCACACGCCACCGACTGGGGCGCGATCCTTACAGTCCGCGCGACAACATCCTCGCGGGCGCGGCCTACCTGCGCGAGATGTATGATCGCTATGGTTCGCCAGGCTTCCTGGCCGCCTACAATGCGGGGCCGGGACGCTACGAGGAGTATCTCGCCGGTCGCCCGCTCCCGGCCGAGACCCGCGCCTACGTCGCCGCGCTGGTCCCTTTATTCGGCGGCGGTGATCTCCCCAGTCCAGTCGCCGTCGCCGTCGCCGATCCGCCACAGGCTTGGACCCGCGCCCCGCTGTTCGTCGCGCGTATCGAGCGCATCTCGGCTGCCGATCCAGCGCAAACCCCGCACCATCCGGACGACGCTCCTGCGACACCTCCCGTGCGCGAGGTTTCCGCGATCATGCCGCAGTCCTCCGGCCTGTTCGTCGCGCGGCCTGATGGTCGAGGGCCGCAATGA